One region of Mucilaginibacter sp. 14171R-50 genomic DNA includes:
- a CDS encoding ParB/RepB/Spo0J family partition protein, with protein MSTEKRNALGKGLSALLNDSPSVLPYKSNNAGEKVNSSSVSELDSLGSVNEIRISEIEVNPFQPRTEFDEQALADLAASIKLQGLIQPITVRKVSAHAYQLISGERRLRASKIAGLTQIPAYVRTANDQQMLEMALIENIQRENLNAIEVALSFQRMIDECSLKQEELGDRVSKNRSTVTNYLRLLKLPPAIQASLRDGAITMGHAKALLAVEDPAAQLYIHQQIIKQELSVRKVEEMVREMQKAPVKKEGKQPEPLSYQLQKVEDDLASKFSTRVKLKVTSQGNGSIEIPFLSEDDLGRILEMLDW; from the coding sequence ATGAGTACAGAAAAAAGAAACGCTCTTGGCAAAGGGTTAAGCGCCCTGTTAAACGATTCGCCAAGCGTACTTCCATATAAAAGCAATAATGCCGGCGAAAAGGTTAATTCAAGCTCTGTTTCTGAACTGGATAGCCTTGGATCTGTCAATGAGATCAGGATCAGCGAAATAGAAGTTAACCCTTTTCAGCCCCGCACAGAGTTTGACGAACAGGCCCTTGCCGACCTGGCAGCTTCAATAAAGCTGCAGGGATTGATACAGCCTATCACCGTACGTAAAGTAAGCGCGCATGCCTATCAGCTCATATCGGGCGAGCGCAGGCTGCGTGCATCGAAAATTGCCGGTCTTACCCAAATACCGGCTTACGTGCGTACCGCCAACGATCAGCAAATGCTGGAGATGGCGCTTATAGAAAATATACAGCGCGAAAACCTTAACGCAATTGAGGTTGCACTTAGCTTTCAGCGCATGATTGATGAGTGCAGCCTGAAACAGGAAGAGCTTGGCGATCGTGTCAGCAAAAACCGGTCTACCGTTACCAATTACTTAAGGCTGCTGAAATTGCCGCCTGCTATACAGGCGTCGTTACGGGATGGGGCCATAACTATGGGCCATGCCAAAGCACTTTTAGCGGTTGAAGATCCTGCCGCGCAGCTTTACATCCACCAGCAGATCATCAAACAGGAACTATCTGTACGCAAAGTGGAGGAGATGGTAAGGGAAATGCAAAAGGCCCCGGTAAAAAAGGAGGGCAAACAGCCCGAACCGCTCTCGTACCAGTTGCAGAAGGTTGAGGATGACCTCGCTTCAAAATTCAGCACAAGGGTTAAGCTTAAAGTTACCAGCCAGGGCAATGGATCGATAGAAATACCGTTCTTATCCGAAGATGATCTGGGGCGTATACTCGAAATGCTGGATTGGTAA
- a CDS encoding gliding motility-associated C-terminal domain-containing protein, whose translation MLTLLLGSTHGWAQVCTGSLGDPVFTFDFGSGNEMKFPTTGYSFRGGSCPDDGQYSISKTETGCHDDTWHKVLKDHTGNDGYMMVINADAVAGKEFFSKETTIEGTNLGALCENTTYEFSAYILNLIKAGQFGFIEPKITFIIQTTTGEIIKQSDPTDIPPTGNPDGWEKYGVYFTTPPGVTTVVVKMVNNAPGGAGNDFLLDDIAFRACGPVVKAGIAGDVSVTQTNLCAGNSKTYTIKAEQPAGYANAKYQWQQNLNNGQGWKDMAGEESLSLTLDFPAGKPVGTYQYRLGVAEGGNIQSLNCRVYSNTVTIDITAYPDPPQLLPLNVCEGDPFTLTAAGGATYKWTGPNLPETSENPLVIANAGAGMQGRYTVEVISAAGCSTFRYVDVTVNQKPVIQLSNANPAVCGGDGVTISAFATDAKTYSWFPVSGLSNPNIANPVASPDVSTQYTVTVTANNGCVSTGMVLVTVKDRPVASAGEDKKIFEGQSVTLEGKVSGSVLNYTWSPPDFLDDPHSLTPVATPPVNKTYTLTVTSDNDCGIAESSVFIRVYNKLVLPSTFTPNNDGVNDILNIEALQTYPESIITIYTRDGKQVFRSKGYSKPWDGKFNGSPLPAGTYYYVIDLKNDTPTRSGWVMLMR comes from the coding sequence ATGCTGACACTTTTACTTGGTAGTACACACGGGTGGGCACAAGTATGTACCGGCAGTTTAGGCGACCCTGTATTTACGTTTGATTTCGGCTCGGGCAATGAAATGAAGTTTCCAACCACGGGTTATTCTTTCCGTGGCGGTTCATGCCCCGACGACGGACAATACTCCATTTCAAAAACCGAAACGGGGTGCCACGATGATACTTGGCACAAAGTATTAAAAGATCATACAGGCAACGATGGTTACATGATGGTAATTAACGCAGATGCGGTTGCAGGGAAAGAGTTTTTTAGTAAGGAAACAACCATTGAGGGCACAAACCTGGGGGCATTATGTGAAAACACGACGTATGAATTTTCGGCTTATATATTAAACCTGATAAAGGCAGGCCAGTTTGGCTTTATCGAACCGAAGATCACTTTTATTATACAAACAACTACCGGCGAGATCATCAAACAGTCGGACCCTACAGACATACCGCCAACCGGCAACCCCGATGGGTGGGAAAAATATGGGGTATACTTTACTACCCCGCCCGGCGTAACAACAGTGGTAGTAAAAATGGTGAACAATGCCCCCGGCGGGGCCGGTAACGACTTTTTGCTTGATGATATCGCTTTCAGGGCATGTGGGCCTGTAGTAAAGGCCGGTATTGCCGGTGATGTATCGGTTACGCAAACTAATTTGTGTGCGGGTAACTCAAAAACGTATACTATCAAAGCCGAACAGCCGGCGGGTTATGCAAATGCTAAATACCAATGGCAGCAAAATTTAAATAACGGGCAGGGATGGAAGGACATGGCGGGCGAAGAAAGCCTGTCGCTTACGCTCGATTTCCCCGCCGGTAAGCCGGTCGGCACCTATCAGTACAGGCTTGGGGTAGCCGAGGGTGGAAATATCCAGTCGTTAAATTGTCGGGTATATTCAAACACGGTGACTATTGATATAACAGCATATCCTGATCCTCCCCAGCTTTTACCCCTAAATGTTTGCGAGGGCGATCCGTTCACTTTGACCGCAGCGGGTGGTGCAACTTATAAATGGACCGGCCCAAACCTGCCAGAAACTTCTGAAAACCCGCTGGTGATTGCCAATGCAGGCGCGGGTATGCAGGGCCGGTATACGGTCGAAGTAATATCGGCGGCTGGGTGTTCAACATTCAGGTACGTTGATGTTACTGTGAACCAAAAACCGGTAATACAATTGAGCAATGCCAACCCCGCTGTTTGCGGCGGCGATGGTGTCACCATCAGCGCATTTGCCACAGATGCTAAAACATACAGTTGGTTCCCTGTAAGCGGCTTATCCAACCCCAATATTGCTAACCCCGTAGCCAGCCCCGATGTATCTACACAGTACACCGTTACCGTTACCGCTAACAATGGCTGCGTTAGTACGGGGATGGTGCTGGTAACAGTGAAAGACCGGCCTGTGGCCAGCGCTGGTGAAGATAAAAAAATATTTGAGGGGCAATCGGTAACGCTGGAAGGAAAGGTAAGCGGCAGCGTCTTGAACTATACATGGTCTCCACCCGATTTTCTCGACGATCCGCACTCGTTAACGCCCGTAGCAACACCTCCCGTTAATAAAACGTATACCCTCACAGTTACGTCGGATAACGACTGCGGTATTGCCGAAAGCAGCGTATTTATAAGGGTTTACAACAAGTTAGTGTTACCAAGCACCTTTACCCCCAATAACGACGGCGTGAACGATATTTTGAATATTGAAGCATTACAGACCTATCCTGAGAGCATCATAACCATTTATACCCGCGACGGCAAACAGGTATTTCGAAGCAAGGGCTACAGTAAACCGTGGGACGGTAAATTTAATGGGAGCCCCCTGCCTGCAGGTACTTACTATTATGTTATCGACCTGAAGAACGACACGCCCACGCGGTCGGGGTGGGTAATGCTGATGCGGTAA
- a CDS encoding NADPH-dependent FMN reductase, whose translation MVTIIASTNRPNSSTLKLAQYYQRQLAAKGMQTNLLSLTQLPPNLIETDLYGKRSEAFTTIQNQITATEKFLFIIPEYNGSYPGVLKVFVDACSFPESFYDKKAALVGLSSGKYGNIRGIDHFTGVCHYLNLQVMPLKLHIASIRKEMDEQGNLTAEDTLRFTNEQIDKFIRF comes from the coding sequence ATGGTAACTATCATAGCCTCAACAAATCGCCCTAACAGTTCAACCCTTAAACTGGCGCAGTATTATCAAAGGCAACTTGCGGCAAAGGGGATGCAAACTAATTTACTGTCGTTGACGCAGCTGCCGCCCAACCTGATAGAAACTGACCTTTACGGCAAGCGCAGCGAAGCTTTTACCACCATACAAAACCAGATAACAGCTACCGAAAAATTCCTTTTTATCATCCCCGAATATAATGGCAGCTACCCAGGCGTTTTAAAGGTTTTTGTTGACGCGTGCAGCTTTCCCGAAAGCTTTTATGATAAAAAAGCGGCGCTGGTAGGGCTATCATCGGGCAAGTATGGCAACATCCGTGGCATCGATCATTTTACAGGGGTTTGCCATTACCTTAACCTGCAAGTTATGCCCCTGAAATTACACATTGCATCTATCCGTAAAGAAATGGACGAACAAGGCAACCTTACAGCCGAAGATACCCTGCGCTTTACCAACGAGCAAATAGATAAGTTTATCAGATTTTAG
- a CDS encoding sorbosone dehydrogenase family protein: MCAGYFSMPIFRTHLLYIASITLLAASCKQKKVDASKADEINTPASQGVNLPAPYQTKSVSNYSKVIGWPAGKTPVAPAGFNVNLFADTLRNPRNIYVAPNGDIFVSEANTEVKGIKKIGAKIIGVAASQNLGKSANRISILRDTDGDGIPNLRRVFLSNLNQPYGMLILGNSFYVANTDGLWKYDYTAGQTKITAPGKMILSLPAGGYNNHWTRNIRANAAGTKIYVSVGSGTNIAEHGMDVEKRRADVLEINPDGSGERVYASGLRNPAGIDLQPGTGVLYAVVNERDKLGDDLVPDYLTSVKQGGFYGWPWAYFGQHEDPRTEVKRPDMVKKTITPDLSLGPHTASLGLVFYTGKMFPTKYVNGAFIGQHGSWNRSVLSGYKVGFVPFTNNKPAPQMEDFLTGFVANLEKREVYGRPVGVAVAKDGSLLVADDASNRIWRVSAK, translated from the coding sequence ATGTGCGCAGGTTATTTCAGCATGCCGATCTTCAGAACACATCTCCTATACATAGCAAGCATTACTCTTTTAGCTGCGAGCTGCAAACAAAAAAAAGTAGACGCCTCTAAAGCCGATGAAATTAACACGCCGGCAAGCCAGGGTGTTAATTTGCCCGCGCCCTACCAAACAAAATCTGTAAGCAATTACAGCAAGGTGATTGGCTGGCCCGCAGGTAAAACGCCGGTTGCACCCGCGGGCTTTAACGTTAATTTATTTGCCGATACCCTGCGCAACCCGCGCAATATTTATGTGGCCCCCAACGGCGATATCTTTGTATCCGAAGCCAATACCGAGGTTAAGGGCATTAAAAAGATAGGCGCCAAGATCATCGGCGTAGCGGCTTCGCAAAACCTGGGTAAAAGCGCTAATCGCATAAGCATTTTGCGCGATACCGACGGCGACGGCATACCCAACCTGCGTAGGGTGTTTTTGAGTAATTTAAATCAGCCATACGGTATGTTGATACTGGGCAATTCATTTTATGTAGCCAACACCGATGGCTTGTGGAAATACGATTATACGGCCGGGCAAACCAAAATAACCGCGCCGGGCAAAATGATATTATCGCTGCCTGCCGGCGGGTACAATAACCACTGGACACGCAACATCCGCGCGAATGCGGCGGGCACTAAAATATATGTTTCGGTAGGCTCAGGCACCAACATAGCCGAGCACGGCATGGATGTGGAAAAGCGCCGCGCCGATGTGCTGGAAATAAACCCCGATGGCAGCGGCGAGCGCGTGTATGCCAGCGGGTTGCGCAACCCTGCCGGGATAGACCTGCAGCCGGGTACCGGCGTGTTATACGCGGTTGTTAACGAACGGGACAAACTGGGCGACGACCTGGTACCCGATTACCTTACCAGTGTTAAACAAGGCGGCTTTTACGGCTGGCCATGGGCGTACTTTGGGCAGCATGAGGACCCGCGGACTGAAGTAAAACGCCCGGATATGGTAAAGAAAACCATTACCCCCGACTTATCCTTAGGCCCGCATACGGCATCGCTGGGGCTGGTGTTTTATACCGGAAAAATGTTTCCCACTAAGTATGTTAACGGCGCTTTTATTGGTCAGCATGGCTCGTGGAACAGGTCCGTTTTATCGGGTTACAAGGTAGGCTTTGTGCCGTTTACCAATAACAAACCAGCCCCGCAGATGGAGGATTTTTTAACGGGCTTTGTTGCCAATCTGGAAAAGCGCGAGGTTTACGGCCGACCGGTTGGTGTAGCTGTTGCTAAAGATGGCTCGCTGCTGGTAGCCGACGATGCCAGTAACCGCATATGGCGTGTAAGCGCTAAATAA
- a CDS encoding ParA family protein, protein MSKIIALANQKGGVGKTTSSINLAASLAVLEYRTLLVDADPQANSTSGIGFDPRNIKNSIYECIINDINPHDAIQKTETPNLDLLPAHIDLVGAEIEMINLPNREYKMKAVLESVRDEYDFIIIDCSPSLGLITINALTAADSVIIPVQCEYFALEGLGKLLNTIKIVQSRLNTALQIEGILLTMYDVRLRLSNQVVDEVRTHFEDMVFDTIIQRNTRLSEAPSFGISVIMHDANCKGAVNYLNLAREIIRKNGLVSNEELATTVTA, encoded by the coding sequence ATGAGTAAAATTATTGCTTTAGCCAATCAAAAGGGTGGGGTTGGAAAAACCACATCATCAATAAACCTTGCCGCAAGCTTAGCCGTGCTGGAATATCGTACCTTACTGGTTGATGCAGATCCGCAGGCTAACTCAACCTCGGGTATTGGTTTTGATCCGCGCAATATCAAAAACAGCATCTACGAGTGCATTATAAACGATATTAATCCCCATGATGCCATCCAAAAAACCGAAACACCAAACCTTGACCTTCTGCCAGCGCATATAGACCTGGTTGGGGCCGAGATAGAGATGATAAACCTGCCCAACCGCGAGTATAAAATGAAAGCTGTATTAGAAAGCGTGCGGGATGAGTACGATTTTATCATTATAGATTGCTCGCCATCGCTCGGACTGATCACCATCAACGCCCTTACTGCGGCCGACTCGGTAATTATACCGGTACAATGCGAATACTTCGCGCTTGAAGGCCTGGGCAAACTGCTTAACACGATTAAAATTGTACAGTCGCGCTTAAACACAGCTTTGCAGATAGAGGGGATACTATTAACCATGTACGATGTGCGCCTGCGCCTTTCAAACCAGGTGGTTGACGAGGTTCGCACCCATTTTGAAGATATGGTATTTGATACCATTATACAACGTAATACCCGCTTAAGCGAGGCGCCAAGCTTCGGTATATCAGTGATTATGCACGATGCAAACTGTAAAGGTGCCGTAAACTATTTAAACCTTGCCCGCGAAATTATCCGCAAAAACGGCCTGGTTAGCAACGAGGAACTGGCAACCACGGTAACAGCTTAA
- a CDS encoding gliding motility-associated C-terminal domain-containing protein, which produces MLTNKLKSLLLLLMILLSARVVAQNSLGDPVLYEDFGFGTNYTPLGPPLKGDYSTMKYGGDGGRCPNPGAYLILNSSSNCYGDSFKTINFDHSGGSPFGYLMMVNGDSKPVIYYTRIIEGGKFCGGARYQFAAYLNNINKGMPRPDGYVDADVKFTVKSSKGAILGTYTTGPIDPDDSFVQYHVDFNAPNDGSDIIIELSNNALTGTVGNDFALDDITVKAYGPVIDVGIGTVAGPAPINTTQCLDGGPKTYVLKSLVHNYASPLYQWQLNFNNTGWKNIDGATNKDLNLSTTFLNPAVGKYQYRVGALSAPGTSLNCQTFSQAITIDVVKNPDYKLPDTTTVCQGEILSIHADGGTDFYWTLPDGTHSTDHFLNVTTSASKSNEGIYQVVISRDGCSYTTQTRVVVGEPLTVTVDDASPVICEGTSVQLGVHGGLKYKWTPSAGLDHDDIPNPIANPTDNTAYNVLISNDGCTKERTIVVTVLKLPVANAGPDRTMKEGEPIKLQGSASGSNINIYWTPTEYMDDPTSLTPRIDPPDSRTYTLHVESPDNCGIVSDEMYVRVFKKLTIPSTFTPNGDGMNDTWHIDKLITYPESVLYVYTREGKEVFRAVGDAKQWNGIYQGKALPAGVYYYIIDLKNNLPKQGGWVMLIR; this is translated from the coding sequence ATGCTAACCAATAAGTTAAAATCACTCTTACTGCTATTGATGATATTGCTTTCGGCAAGGGTTGTTGCGCAAAACAGCCTTGGCGACCCGGTGCTTTATGAAGATTTTGGTTTCGGTACTAATTATACCCCACTTGGTCCTCCGCTAAAAGGCGATTACAGCACAATGAAATACGGCGGTGATGGCGGCAGGTGCCCTAACCCGGGGGCATATCTGATCTTGAACAGTTCGTCTAATTGTTATGGCGATAGTTTCAAAACCATCAATTTTGACCATAGCGGAGGCAGCCCATTTGGTTATTTGATGATGGTGAACGGCGACAGCAAGCCCGTAATATATTACACGCGTATTATTGAAGGTGGTAAGTTTTGCGGCGGCGCACGCTACCAATTTGCGGCCTATCTGAATAATATCAATAAAGGTATGCCCAGGCCCGATGGATATGTTGATGCCGATGTTAAATTTACTGTTAAATCATCAAAAGGCGCGATCTTGGGCACCTATACAACGGGCCCCATAGACCCTGACGATAGCTTTGTACAGTATCATGTTGATTTTAATGCACCGAACGATGGTTCTGATATTATAATCGAATTAAGCAATAACGCTTTAACCGGCACCGTTGGTAACGATTTTGCTTTAGATGATATTACTGTAAAAGCTTACGGCCCTGTAATAGATGTGGGTATTGGCACAGTAGCCGGCCCTGCGCCAATTAATACAACTCAATGCCTGGATGGCGGGCCAAAAACATACGTTCTAAAATCATTAGTCCATAACTATGCCTCGCCGCTTTACCAATGGCAGCTAAACTTTAATAACACCGGATGGAAAAATATCGACGGGGCAACAAATAAAGACCTGAACCTATCGACTACTTTTTTAAACCCTGCAGTTGGCAAATACCAGTACCGGGTTGGGGCTTTAAGCGCGCCGGGGACATCGTTAAACTGCCAGACGTTCTCGCAGGCTATAACGATCGACGTTGTTAAAAACCCTGATTACAAGTTACCTGATACAACCACTGTTTGCCAAGGCGAAATATTATCTATACATGCTGATGGCGGGACAGATTTTTACTGGACCCTGCCTGATGGGACCCACTCTACCGACCATTTCTTAAATGTAACTACCAGCGCCTCTAAAAGTAATGAAGGCATATACCAGGTTGTTATTTCGCGGGATGGCTGCTCATATACCACTCAAACCAGGGTGGTGGTAGGCGAGCCTTTAACCGTAACCGTTGATGATGCCTCGCCCGTAATATGCGAGGGCACTTCAGTACAATTAGGGGTGCACGGGGGGCTTAAATATAAATGGACACCATCTGCCGGGTTAGATCATGATGATATACCCAACCCTATAGCCAACCCAACCGATAACACTGCATATAATGTTTTGATAAGTAACGATGGCTGTACCAAAGAAAGAACTATTGTGGTGACGGTTTTAAAGTTACCCGTTGCAAATGCCGGTCCCGACAGGACAATGAAAGAAGGCGAACCCATAAAGCTGCAGGGCTCGGCCAGCGGGTCGAATATAAATATCTATTGGACACCCACCGAATATATGGACGACCCCACATCGCTTACCCCAAGGATAGACCCGCCGGATAGCAGAACGTATACCCTGCACGTGGAGTCGCCTGACAATTGCGGGATAGTAAGTGATGAGATGTACGTAAGGGTTTTTAAAAAACTTACCATCCCCTCAACTTTTACACCCAATGGCGACGGGATGAACGACACCTGGCATATTGATAAGCTGATAACCTACCCCGAGAGTGTGCTGTATGTTTATACACGGGAGGGGAAAGAGGTGTTCAGGGCCGTTGGTGACGCCAAACAATGGAATGGTATTTACCAGGGCAAGGCCTTGCCGGCAGGTGTTTACTACTATATCATCGATCTTAAAAATAACCTGCCAAAACAGGGCGGCTGGGTTATGCTGATAAGATAA
- a CDS encoding gliding motility-associated C-terminal domain-containing protein, whose translation MPSKKHWLLLLTLIIASASHLKGQNGSLGDPVLNETFGVGSTYKPIGDPLPSGITNLQFVKDKCPSGSGQYTIASSSGGCLGETWHVVSQDRTKPSQPAGYMMIINASDNPDVFYTQRIPGSLLCSGGKYQFAVDILNILRDMPETQGYDQPNVSFIVEDANGNALQPPQNTGTILATAGVNWVNYKVDFTAPISGDVVVKLKNNTFGSMGNDLVLDNITVRPYGPELAVGFTTPEDNSTRELCVDNATTHYSLVAQPVNSVTAIYQWQRNVDNKGWENIPGATSVSIGVNVPHTKGTYRYRLGVLTAPGVSLNCQTFSAPLTVNVNAVPKYDLPAVTNFCEGSTLEFFGNQGQSYDWTGPNGFHSTKQSPRIADNANQSMEGIYTLVITGDGGCPYITKTKAIWHPTLQPSVENDSLTICEGDVVQLRASGGTIYKWSPAAGLDHDDISNPMASPSVTTAYTVTIGNGGCEQPSTVRVTVLKRPVAKAGPDRGINEGEPVTLHATAIGTSYYWTPSLYMDDPSSLTPTVNPPDNQTYILHVQTPECGIVTDEVNIRVFKKLTIPSTFTPNGDGMNDTWHIDKLITYPESVLYVYTREGKEVFRTVGDAKQWNGIYQGKALPAGVYYYIIDLKNNLPKQGGWVMLLR comes from the coding sequence ATGCCAAGTAAAAAACACTGGTTATTATTATTAACCCTTATCATAGCATCTGCATCACACCTGAAGGGCCAGAACGGCAGCCTTGGTGACCCCGTGCTTAATGAAACCTTTGGCGTGGGCTCTACTTATAAACCTATAGGTGATCCTTTGCCTTCCGGCATTACAAATTTGCAGTTTGTGAAGGATAAGTGCCCGTCTGGCAGCGGCCAATATACGATTGCGTCCAGTTCTGGTGGCTGCCTTGGGGAAACCTGGCACGTCGTATCGCAGGACAGGACGAAACCCTCGCAACCTGCCGGATATATGATGATTATAAACGCGTCAGACAATCCCGATGTGTTTTATACACAAAGGATTCCGGGCAGCTTACTATGCTCGGGCGGCAAGTATCAGTTTGCCGTCGATATTTTAAACATCCTTCGAGATATGCCTGAAACGCAGGGGTATGACCAGCCTAACGTAAGCTTTATTGTAGAAGATGCAAATGGTAATGCTTTACAGCCACCTCAAAACACAGGCACTATATTAGCGACTGCAGGTGTAAATTGGGTTAACTATAAAGTTGATTTTACTGCACCAATTAGCGGAGATGTTGTAGTAAAATTAAAAAATAACACCTTCGGCAGCATGGGTAACGACCTTGTATTGGATAATATAACCGTTAGGCCGTATGGCCCTGAATTGGCTGTAGGTTTCACCACCCCCGAGGATAATTCAACCCGGGAGCTTTGCGTGGATAACGCCACAACACATTACAGTTTAGTTGCACAGCCCGTAAACAGTGTTACCGCTATATATCAGTGGCAGCGTAACGTTGATAATAAGGGATGGGAAAATATCCCGGGGGCTACATCGGTATCTATAGGGGTTAATGTGCCGCATACCAAAGGCACATACCGGTATAGATTAGGTGTTTTAACCGCGCCGGGTGTATCGCTAAACTGTCAGACTTTTTCGGCCCCGCTAACGGTAAATGTTAATGCTGTGCCAAAATACGACCTGCCGGCTGTTACCAATTTTTGCGAGGGAAGTACCCTGGAGTTTTTTGGCAACCAGGGGCAATCGTATGACTGGACGGGGCCGAACGGCTTTCACTCAACCAAACAAAGCCCCAGGATAGCGGACAACGCCAACCAGAGTATGGAGGGGATATATACCCTTGTAATAACAGGTGACGGTGGTTGCCCTTACATTACAAAAACCAAAGCGATTTGGCACCCCACCTTACAACCATCCGTAGAAAATGACAGCCTCACCATTTGTGAGGGCGATGTGGTGCAACTGCGTGCAAGCGGCGGTACTATTTACAAATGGTCGCCTGCCGCAGGCTTAGATCATGATGATATCAGTAACCCCATGGCAAGCCCTTCGGTTACTACAGCTTATACAGTCACTATAGGCAATGGAGGCTGCGAGCAACCCAGTACGGTAAGGGTAACCGTTTTAAAAAGACCTGTGGCAAAAGCGGGACCTGACCGGGGGATAAATGAAGGAGAACCGGTAACACTGCATGCTACGGCAATTGGGACCAGCTATTACTGGACGCCATCCCTTTATATGGACGACCCTTCATCGCTAACTCCAACGGTTAACCCGCCCGATAATCAAACTTATATATTGCATGTGCAAACGCCTGAATGCGGCATCGTTACCGACGAGGTGAACATAAGGGTGTTTAAAAAGCTTACCATCCCCTCAACTTTTACACCTAATGGCGACGGGATGAATGATACCTGGCATATTGATAAGCTGATCACCTATCCCGAAAGTGTGCTGTATGTTTACACACGGGAGGGGAAAGAGGTGTTCAGGACCGTTGGTGACGCCAAACAATGGAATGGTATTTACCAGGGCAAGGCCTTGCCGGCAGGCGTTTACTACTATATCATCGATCTTAAAAATAACCTGCCAAAACAGGGCGGCTGGGTTATGCTGCTGCGGTAA
- a CDS encoding DUF5683 domain-containing protein has product MLKQLLTTVIFLCFAFFAMGQTPDTVAAKPKPDTAVIKNIDTVKRTSFAPKIKKEKEYHPDSTHKPSLAVKRSLFVPGWGQVYNHRWWKVPLIYAGLGMLGNAVIVNLRDYKVFLALAKITRTGGIPEPGSPLYASYIKYKREYDLYVVNYGASNPDLENAASGYQRNFQISILSIIAVWGVQAIDAYIDAKFISSYTVDNNLSMKVAPTLVPQPMYAANFNSAFIPGLKFTFTL; this is encoded by the coding sequence ATGTTAAAGCAACTTTTAACTACTGTAATATTTTTATGCTTTGCCTTTTTTGCAATGGGCCAAACCCCCGATACCGTTGCCGCCAAACCTAAACCCGATACAGCAGTTATTAAAAACATTGATACCGTTAAACGCACTTCGTTTGCGCCAAAAATCAAAAAAGAAAAAGAGTATCACCCGGATAGTACCCATAAGCCCAGCCTGGCTGTAAAGCGGTCGCTTTTTGTGCCCGGGTGGGGGCAGGTATATAACCACAGGTGGTGGAAAGTCCCCCTTATTTACGCGGGACTTGGCATGCTGGGTAACGCAGTAATTGTTAATCTGCGCGATTATAAAGTATTTTTAGCCCTTGCAAAGATTACGCGCACGGGTGGTATACCCGAGCCCGGCAGCCCCTTATATGCATCGTACATTAAGTATAAGCGCGAATACGATTTATACGTGGTGAATTATGGCGCATCAAACCCCGACCTGGAGAACGCCGCCAGCGGTTACCAGCGAAACTTTCAGATAAGCATTTTAAGTATCATCGCCGTTTGGGGTGTGCAGGCCATCGATGCTTATATCGATGCAAAGTTCATCAGCTCGTATACAGTGGATAATAATTTATCGATGAAGGTAGCGCCTACCCTTGTGCCGCAGCCCATGTATGCCGCAAATTTTAACAGTGCGTTTATTCCGGGTTTAAAATTTACCTTTACGCTTTAA